Proteins encoded by one window of Arachis hypogaea cultivar Tifrunner chromosome 1, arahy.Tifrunner.gnm2.J5K5, whole genome shotgun sequence:
- the LOC112703564 gene encoding pathogenesis-related protein STH-2, whose translation MGVTTFKQEYSSSVAPSRMFQALIIDSRTLIPKLLPQFVKEVNLIQGNGEAGSIEQVNFSEAGPFKYLKHRIDELDKDNLVCKYTLIEGDPLGDKLESVAYEVRFEATDDGGCLCKMSSNYNTIGEYQVTEEEVKEGRESTIGIYKVVESYLKENPNVYA comes from the exons ATGGGAGTCACAACCTTTAAGCAGGAGTATTCATCTTCTGTTGCACCATCACGTATGTTCCAGGCTTTGATCATAGACTCCAGAACTTTGATTCCAAAGCTGTTGCCACAGTTTGTAAAAGAAGTCAACCTCATCCAAGGAAACGGGGAAGCTGGTAGCATTGAACAAGTTAACTTCAGTGAAG CTGGTCCATTCAAATATCTGAAACACAGGATTGATGAGCTTGACAAGGACAACTTGGTTTGCAAATACACTCTGATCGAAGGCGATCCGTTAGGCGACAAGCTCGAGTCTGTTGCTTATGAGGTGAGATTTGAGGCGACTGATGATGGAGGTTGCCTCTGTAAAATGAGTAGCAATTACAACACCATCGGTGAGTATCAAGTGACAGAGGAAGAGGTGAAGGAAGGAAGAGAAAGCACAATTGGAATTTACAAAGTTGTGGAGTCTTACCTGAAGGAGAATCCAAATGTCTATGCTTAA
- the LOC112703568 gene encoding probable polygalacturonase produces MLVALVLLLALSNEVRVNGYGGSEQCEYSPELAPRPHSVSILEFGAVGDGKTLNTIAFQNAIFYLKSFADKGGAQLYVPPGQWLTGSFNLTSHLTLFLERGAVIIGSQDPFHWEVIDPLPSYGRGIEAPGGRYLSLINGYMLNDVVITGNNGTIDGVGSIWWRSFTSHSLNYSRPHLIELVASNSVVVSNITFLNTPAYGIHPVYCSNVHIHNISISAPSESPFTVGIVPDSSDNVCIEDCTISMGFDAIALKSGWDEYGIAYGRPTKNVHIRRVHLQSSSGSTLAFGSDMSGGISNVLVEHVHLYNSKTGIVFRTTRGRGGYMKEIVISDIEMENIYRAIAATGHCGSHPDDKFDPNALPHLDQIILKNMTGTNITIAGTFSGLEESPFTNICLSNLNFSLNSMSPFTWECSNVSGFSESVVPKPCLDLETPSVSYTACSSMLSNRAKATTQASYSSA; encoded by the exons ATGCTA GTGGCACTAGTGTTGCTGCTGGCATTGAGCAATGAAGTAAGAGTTAATGGTTATGGTGGTTCTGAGCAATGTGAGTATAGTCCAGAACTAGCTCCAAGACCACACAGTGTGTCTATTTTGGAGTTTGGTGCTGTTGGGGATGGAAAGACACTGAATACCATTGCATTCCAGAATGCAATATTCTATCTCAAGTCATTCGCCGATAAGGGCGGCGCTCAGCTTTATGTGCCGCCTGGACAATGGCTCACCGGAAGCTTCaacctcactagccatcttaccCTCTTTCTAGAAAGAGGTGCTGTCATTATTGGATCTCAG GATCCATTTCATTGGGAAGTTATTGATCCTTTACCTTCTTATGGACGAGGAATCGAAGCTCCCGGTGGAAGATACCTTAGCTTGATAAATGGATACATGTTAAATGATGTGGTCATTACAG GCAACAATGGGACCATAGATGGTGTTGGATCGATTTGGTGGCGATCCTTTACTTCTCATTCCCTGAACTATAGTCGACCTCATCTAATCGAATTAGTCGCATCTAACTCGGTGGTAGTTTCAAATATCACATTCCTGAATACCCCTGCATATGGCATCCACCCAGTTTATTGCAG CAATgtacatattcacaatatttcaATATCAGCTCCTTCAGAATCCCCTTTCACTGTTGGCATAGTACCAG atTCTTCTGATAATGTGTGTATAGAAGATTGTACAATTAGCATGGGGTTTGATGCAATTGCACTCAAAAGTGGCTGGGATGAGTATGGCATTGCCTATGGCAGGCCTACAAAAAATGTGCACATCAGAAGGGTGCATCTCCAATCTTCTTCCGGCTCTACTCTTGCGTTTGGCAGCGACATGTCCGGCGGCATTTCGAATGTCCTAGTGGAGCATGTTCATCTCTACAACTCAAAAACCGGCATTGTGTTCAGAACCACCAGGGGAAGAGGTGGTTACATGAAGGAGATAGTTATATCAGACATAGAAATGGAGAACATATACCGAGCAATCGCGGCCACAGGCCACTGTGGATCTCATCCTGATGACAAGTTTGATCCTAATGCTCTCCCACACTTGGATCAAATTATATTGAAGAACATGACTGGGACAAACATCACTATTGCTGGAACCTTTTCTGGACTAGAAGAATCTCCTTTTACTAACATATGCCTTTCAAATCTAAACTTCTCTCTCAATTCTATGTCTCCCTTTACATGGGAATGCTCAAATGTCTCTGGATTCTCTGAATCTGTTGTCCCAAAACCTTGTCTTGATCTTGAGACCCCTTCAGTTTCTTACACAGCATGTTCCTCCATGCTAAGCAATAGAGCAAAGGCAACAACACAAGCTTCATATTCTTCTGCTTGA
- the LOC112703541 gene encoding pathogenesis-related protein 2-like: protein MAVFTFEDEITSTVPPAKLYNALKDADSITPKIIDDVKSVEIVEGNGGPGTIKKLTIVEGGETKFILHKVEAIDEANFAYNYSVVGGVALPPTAEKITFETKLVEGPNGGSIGKLTLKYHSKGDAKPDEEELKKGKAKGEGLFRAIEGYVLANPTLY, encoded by the exons atGGCCGTCTTCACTTTTGAGGATGAAATCACCTCCACCGTGCCCCCTGCTAAGCTTTACAATGCTTTGAAGGATGCCGACTCCATCACCCCTAAGATTATTGATGACGTCAAGAGTGTTGAAATCGTTGAGGGAAACGGTGGTCCCGGAACCATCAAGAAACTCACCATTGTCGAGG GTGGGGAAACCAAGTTTATCTTGCACAAGGTGGAGGCAATAGATGAGGCTAACTTTGCATACAACTACAGCGTAGTTGGAGGAGTGGCTCTGCCTCCCACGGCGGAGAAGATAACATTTGAGACAAAGCTGGTTGAAGGACCCAACGGAGGATCCATTGGGAAGCTTACTCTCAAGTACCACTCAAAAGGAGATGCAAAGCCAGATGAGGAAGAGTTGAAGAAGGGTAAGGCCAAGGGTGAGGGTCTCTTCAGGGCTATTGAGGGTTACGTCTTGGCCAACCCTACTCTGTATTGA
- the LOC112758753 gene encoding uncharacterized protein, which translates to MQKTRVTQIQVRVDCNGCVQKIKKALKGILGIHDLHIDFNQQKLTITGWAEPETIVNAIKKTRKKAIICADIELSLPPSQTTESKPKANHATVDNATQLPPEASPPPPEATPPWPPTSTENNSSQQWERYPGRKDVREVHVIHHHLPNYLNRVNSSPVLVTESYNSYMLSHYVSEYEYVMPPPVHTHYNLIENYGGNGIITSMFSDDNPNACCIV; encoded by the coding sequence ATGCAGAAAACTCGCGTCACGCAGATACAGGTCCGAGTGGACTGTAATGGATGTGTGCAGAAGATCAAGAAAGCTCTTAAAGGCATTCTTGGTATACATGATCTTCATATCGATTTCAATCAGCAAAAGCTAACAATCACTGGGTGGGCAGAACCAGAAACTATTGTCAATGCAATTAAGAAGACAAGGAAGAAAGCTATCATCTGCGCTGATATCGAACTGTCCCTTCCTCCGTCTCAAACAACAGAGTCAAAGCCGAAAGCTAATCATGCAACAGTCGACAATGCAACACAACTGCCACCAGAAGCCTCTCCACCACCGCCTGAGGCAACACCACCATGGCCACCCACATCTACAGAGAACAATTCAAGCCAGCAGTGGGAGAGATACCCAGGAAGGAAAGATGTAAGAGAGGTTCATGTGATTCACCACCATCTGCCAAACTACCTTAACAGAGTAAATTCTAGTCCAGTGCTTGTGACAGAGAGTTATAATTCTTACATGCTTTCACATTATGTCAGTGAATATGAATATGTCATGCCACCACCAGTGCACACACATTACAATCTTATAGAAAATTACGGTGGAAACGGTATCATCACATCCATGTTCAGCGATGATAATCCGAATGCATGTTGTATAGTCTAG
- the LOC112703527 gene encoding class 10 plant pathogenesis-related protein 2E, whose protein sequence is MGVFTFEDEITSTVPPAKLYNAMKDADSITPKIIDDVKSVEIVEGNGGPGTIKKLNIVEGGETKFILHKVEAIDEANFAYNYSVVGGVALPPTAEKITFETKLVEGANGGSIGKLTLKYHSKGDAKPDEEELKKGKAKGEGLFRAIEGYVLANPSQY, encoded by the exons ATGGGCGTCTTCACTTTTGAGGATGAAATCACCTCCACCGTGCCCCCTGCTAAGCTTTACAATGCTATGAAAGATGCCGACTCCATCACCCCTAAGATTATTGATGACGTCAAGAGTGTTGAAATCGTTGAGGGAAACGGTGGTCCCGGAACCATCAAGAAACTCAACATTGTCGAGG GTGGGGAAACCAAGTTTATCTTGCACAAAGTGGAGGCAATAGATGAGGCTAACTTTGCATACAACTACAGCGTTGTTGGAGGAGTGGCTCTGCCTCCCACGGCGGAGAAGATAACATTTGAGACAAAGCTGGTTGAAGGAGCCAACGGAGGATCCATTGGGAAGCTTACTCTCAAGTACCACTCGAAAGGAGATGCAAAGCCAGATGAGGAAGAGTTGAAGAAGGGTAAGGCCAAGGGTGAAGGTCTCTTCAGGGCTATTGAGGGTTACGTCTTGGCCAACCCTTCTCAGTATTAG
- the LOC112703557 gene encoding uncharacterized protein isoform X2 has protein sequence MASTDIRDILTAFSPSLDYFAISTGDGRVKIWDTLKGQVQTEFADMTSNDTRSIYDRSTNGHLSIDYTCMKWLSLERKKKRKHASSLLVLGTGGGDVLAFDVSAGQLNWRISNCHPGGVRAISSSANGSCIYTAGTDGMICRIDSVSGNLLEKFKASTKAVSCMTISSDGKTLATAASQLKIFNSSNHKKIQKFSGHPGYVRCLVFTEDGKYILSSAVGERYVALWRIDGARKQSVSCVLAMDHPAVFLDSRCIDSGEHDENGICVLAISEVGVCYFWFGNSIEELRNAKPTKISLSSEDIFSRKYKGALPTIYAAKLQGIQKPASGHVFLVSGLLVKPSFQKLLVHSGTDVQLNVSHDGILLPMSQSLVKSKKRSDERRVTALDRANAEDALLPIPKVFYSSEKERAFQDSSDRNATDGLFRINKADSIKKQVCMEDQLRSLGILKSEKECSSNLEKYYPLLKGINLEAATPTKKIRATVLSMEPSEAVKLLEPLLAAWQSRSSSGKYVLPWIYNILVNHGHNFTTEEFATCMLDSLYKITNSRGPTFQSLLQLSGRLQLMTSQIDKASQTVSHPVHDLQIDESGDEDEEDEYFHDEGDDDSEISSDDES, from the exons ATGGCTTCAACGGACATCAGAGACATTCTCACAGCTTTTAGTCCTTCTTTGGACTACTTCGCCATCAGCACCGGCGATGGCCGCGTTAAG ATATGGGATACATTGAAGGGTCAGGTACAGACTGAGTTTGCAGATATGACATCAAATGACACAAGAAGTATATATGATAGATCCACGAATGGACATCTCTCAATAGACTATACGTGCATGAAGTGGTTGTCGTTGGAAAGAAAG AAAAAAAGAAAGCATGCATCCTCATTGTTAGTGCTTGGGACTGGTGGTGGTGATGTTTTAGCATTTGATGTGTCTGCTGGTCAATTGAATTGGAGAATTAGCAACTGTCATCCAGG AGGTGTGAGAGCCATTTCATCGTCAGCAAATGGATCATGTATCTATACTGCAGGGACAGATGGGATGATATGTAGAATTGATTCCGTCTCAGGAAACCTGTTGGAGAAATTTAAAGCTTCTACAAAGGCTGTATCCTGTATGACTATTTCTTCAG ATGGGAAGACTTTAGCTACGGCAGCATCACAATTGAAGATCTTTAACAGTTCTAatcacaaaaagattcaaaagTTCTCTGGTCATCCT GGATATGTTAGATGCTTGGTCTTCACTGAAGATGGCAAGTATATCCTTTCATCTGCCGTTGGTGAAAGATATGTTGCTCTGTGGAGGATAGATGGCGCCAGAAAGCAGTCGGTTAGTTGTGTTCTTGCAATGGACCATCCTGCTGTCTTTCTTGATAGCAGGTGCATTGATAGCGGGGAACATGATGAGAATGGCATATGTGTTTTGGCCATCTCAGAAGTTGGTGTTTGTTATTTCTGGTTTGGAAATAGTATTGAAGAACTACGTAATGCCAAACCCACAAAAATTTCATTATCTTCGGAAGATATATTCTCAAGAAAATACAAGGGTGCATTGCCAACAATATATGCTGCAAAGTTACAAGGCATACAGAAGCCTGCATCTGGGCATGTTTTTCTTGTTTCTGGGTTGCTTGTAAAACCATCATTTCAAAAACTTCTAGTGCATTCTGGTACAGATGTACAGTTGAATGTATCCCATGATGGTATTCTTCTTCCAATGAGTCAATCTCTTGTTAAATCTAAGAAGCGGTCAGATGAACGAAGAG TAACTGCACTAGACCGTGCTAATGCAGAAGATGCCTTGCTTCCGATTCCTAAGGTTTTTTATTCTTCTGAGAAAGAGAGAGCATTCCAAGACTCTTCAGACAGAAATGCAACAGATGGTTTGTTTAGAATTAATAAAGCTGATTCTATCAAGAAACAAG TTTGTATGGAGGACCAGCTGAGATCACTAGGGATACTTAAAAGTGAAAAAGagtgttcatcaaaccttgaaAAATACTATCCATTATTGAAGGGTATTAATCTTGAAGCTGCTACTCCAACGAAAAAG ATTAGAGCAACTGTTTTGTCAATGGAGCCAAGTGAAGCAGTCAAGCTACTTGAACCGTTACTGGCTGCTTGGCAGTCAAG GTCATCTAGCGGAAAGTATGTTCTTCCCTGGATATATAACATATTAGTAAATCATGGTCACAATTTCACCACTGAAGAATTTGCAACATGTATGCTTGATTCCTTGTATAAG attaccaatTCTAGAGGGCCTACGTTTCAGTCTTTATTACAACTATCAGGTCGCCTGCAACTAATGACGTCACAG ATTGACAAGGCATCTCAGACCGTAAGTCATCCAGTACATGATCTCCAAATCGATGAAAGTGGAGACGAggatgaagaggatgaatatTTTCATGATGAAGGAGATGATGACTCTGAAATAAGCAGTGATGATGAAAGCTAG
- the LOC112703557 gene encoding uncharacterized protein isoform X1, which produces MASTDIRDILTAFSPSLDYFAISTGDGRVKIWDTLKGQVQTEFADMTSNDTRSIYDRSTNGHLSIDYTCMKWLSLERKKKRKHASSLLVLGTGGGDVLAFDVSAGQLNWRISNCHPGGVRAISSSANGSCIYTAGTDGMICRIDSVSGNLLEKFKASTKAVSCMTISSDGKTLATAASQLKIFNSSNHKKIQKFSGHPGYVRCLVFTEDGKYILSSAVGERYVALWRIDGARKQSVSCVLAMDHPAVFLDSRCIDSGEHDENGICVLAISEVGVCYFWFGNSIEELRNAKPTKISLSSEDIFSRKYKGALPTIYAAKLQGIQKPASGHVFLVSGLLVKPSFQKLLVHSGTDVQLNVSHDGILLPMSQSLVKSKKRSDERRVTALDRANAEDALLPIPKVFYSSEKERAFQDSSDRNATDGLFRINKADSIKKQDEINAVCMEDQLRSLGILKSEKECSSNLEKYYPLLKGINLEAATPTKKIRATVLSMEPSEAVKLLEPLLAAWQSRSSSGKYVLPWIYNILVNHGHNFTTEEFATCMLDSLYKITNSRGPTFQSLLQLSGRLQLMTSQIDKASQTVSHPVHDLQIDESGDEDEEDEYFHDEGDDDSEISSDDES; this is translated from the exons ATGGCTTCAACGGACATCAGAGACATTCTCACAGCTTTTAGTCCTTCTTTGGACTACTTCGCCATCAGCACCGGCGATGGCCGCGTTAAG ATATGGGATACATTGAAGGGTCAGGTACAGACTGAGTTTGCAGATATGACATCAAATGACACAAGAAGTATATATGATAGATCCACGAATGGACATCTCTCAATAGACTATACGTGCATGAAGTGGTTGTCGTTGGAAAGAAAG AAAAAAAGAAAGCATGCATCCTCATTGTTAGTGCTTGGGACTGGTGGTGGTGATGTTTTAGCATTTGATGTGTCTGCTGGTCAATTGAATTGGAGAATTAGCAACTGTCATCCAGG AGGTGTGAGAGCCATTTCATCGTCAGCAAATGGATCATGTATCTATACTGCAGGGACAGATGGGATGATATGTAGAATTGATTCCGTCTCAGGAAACCTGTTGGAGAAATTTAAAGCTTCTACAAAGGCTGTATCCTGTATGACTATTTCTTCAG ATGGGAAGACTTTAGCTACGGCAGCATCACAATTGAAGATCTTTAACAGTTCTAatcacaaaaagattcaaaagTTCTCTGGTCATCCT GGATATGTTAGATGCTTGGTCTTCACTGAAGATGGCAAGTATATCCTTTCATCTGCCGTTGGTGAAAGATATGTTGCTCTGTGGAGGATAGATGGCGCCAGAAAGCAGTCGGTTAGTTGTGTTCTTGCAATGGACCATCCTGCTGTCTTTCTTGATAGCAGGTGCATTGATAGCGGGGAACATGATGAGAATGGCATATGTGTTTTGGCCATCTCAGAAGTTGGTGTTTGTTATTTCTGGTTTGGAAATAGTATTGAAGAACTACGTAATGCCAAACCCACAAAAATTTCATTATCTTCGGAAGATATATTCTCAAGAAAATACAAGGGTGCATTGCCAACAATATATGCTGCAAAGTTACAAGGCATACAGAAGCCTGCATCTGGGCATGTTTTTCTTGTTTCTGGGTTGCTTGTAAAACCATCATTTCAAAAACTTCTAGTGCATTCTGGTACAGATGTACAGTTGAATGTATCCCATGATGGTATTCTTCTTCCAATGAGTCAATCTCTTGTTAAATCTAAGAAGCGGTCAGATGAACGAAGAG TAACTGCACTAGACCGTGCTAATGCAGAAGATGCCTTGCTTCCGATTCCTAAGGTTTTTTATTCTTCTGAGAAAGAGAGAGCATTCCAAGACTCTTCAGACAGAAATGCAACAGATGGTTTGTTTAGAATTAATAAAGCTGATTCTATCAAGAAACAAG ATGAGATCAATGCAGTTTGTATGGAGGACCAGCTGAGATCACTAGGGATACTTAAAAGTGAAAAAGagtgttcatcaaaccttgaaAAATACTATCCATTATTGAAGGGTATTAATCTTGAAGCTGCTACTCCAACGAAAAAG ATTAGAGCAACTGTTTTGTCAATGGAGCCAAGTGAAGCAGTCAAGCTACTTGAACCGTTACTGGCTGCTTGGCAGTCAAG GTCATCTAGCGGAAAGTATGTTCTTCCCTGGATATATAACATATTAGTAAATCATGGTCACAATTTCACCACTGAAGAATTTGCAACATGTATGCTTGATTCCTTGTATAAG attaccaatTCTAGAGGGCCTACGTTTCAGTCTTTATTACAACTATCAGGTCGCCTGCAACTAATGACGTCACAG ATTGACAAGGCATCTCAGACCGTAAGTCATCCAGTACATGATCTCCAAATCGATGAAAGTGGAGACGAggatgaagaggatgaatatTTTCATGATGAAGGAGATGATGACTCTGAAATAAGCAGTGATGATGAAAGCTAG